The sequence CGAAGAAGCGGGTGTACTGACCGCCGTTCAACCCAGCGACGCAGCGGCCGGGGCTTCCCGGCCGGGGCCGGCGGCGATGCCGGCGCCCCTAAGCACCGAGAAGGCAACCCAGGACGATGGCCGAATTCGCGCTGCCCCGTAATTCCAAGGTTCAGCCCGGTAAGACCCACAAGGCACCCGCGGGCGCCAAGCGCGTCAAGGCGTTCAAGCTGTACCGCTGGAGCCCCGACGACGACAAGAACCCGCACCTCGACACGTTCGAGATCGATCTCGACGATTGCGGGCCGATGGTTCTGGACGCGCTGATCAAGATCAAGAACGAGGTCGACACGACCGTCACGTTCCGCCGCTCCTGCCGCGAGGGCATCTGCGGCAGCTGCGCCATGAACATCGACGGCACCAACACCCTGGCCTGCACCAAGCCGATCGACGAGGTCGCCGGTGAGGTGAAGATCTACCCGTTGCCGCACATGCCGGTGGTCAAGGATCTCGTCCCCGACCTAACGGTACCTTACGCGCAGTTGGCGTCGATTGAGCCGTGGCTGCAGACGGCGTCGCCGCCGCCGCCGGACCGCGAGCGCCTGCAGAGCGAGGCCGAGCGCGAGAAGCTCGACGGCCTGTGGGAATGCATCCTGTGCTTCTGCTGCCAGACGAGCTGCCCGAGCTACTGGTGGAACGGCGAGCGCTATCTGGGTCCC is a genomic window of Constrictibacter sp. MBR-5 containing:
- a CDS encoding succinate dehydrogenase iron-sulfur subunit, with the translated sequence MAEFALPRNSKVQPGKTHKAPAGAKRVKAFKLYRWSPDDDKNPHLDTFEIDLDDCGPMVLDALIKIKNEVDTTVTFRRSCREGICGSCAMNIDGTNTLACTKPIDEVAGEVKIYPLPHMPVVKDLVPDLTVPYAQLASIEPWLQTASPPPPDRERLQSEAEREKLDGLWECILCFCCQTSCPSYWWNGERYLGPAVLLQAYRWIADSRDEMTGERLDNLEDPFRLYRCHTIMNCTKTCPKGLNPAKAIGEIKKLMVARRV